DNA from Macrobrachium nipponense isolate FS-2020 chromosome 29, ASM1510439v2, whole genome shotgun sequence:
TCCGTTCACTAGGGGTGGGACCTCTCCCCCCCCAGGGCGAGCGGGAAACCCATGCCCCACTAACCCATCTCTTGCCTTGCTCTTGCGGGTGGCGATCTCGAGCAGGTCTGGTACTCGCTTGGACTCCCGGGCACACCGAGTCTTCAGGGGCTGCTGTACCACCTGGCGGCTCAGGGACCCAGGCCGGTGACGCATGGACTAGAGACGTCGACGACGACAACGGTGTTGACGCCTGGGTATGCAGCtcctcctcacctggtctacacccaGCACGTGGCAATGGTTACCCCAACGGCTTCGGTCCAGGCCCCGCTGCCGTGCCTGCCGAGGAAGGAGGTGACTTCACCGCCTGGTTTTGCTTCCCTCGCCCCAGTCCCTGACTTTCGGTGCCCCAAGAGTTCCccgctcgacctgccgccagCTCCTGTGCTGCTGCCAGTTCCTGTTGCTGCTGCCcccgtaccagttcctgccgtcgTCGCcccagcccgtggtgttgctgctcccaccgcaggtccctccagacaggtgcagctgggcTCTGTTGCctcggcaactgccccagctccgtcctggatggaggacccgatggtggtcctgaggaagctgacgaagaagaggaggtgtCGTCGTCTTTGTTGTTgtcgtctgcagccgcctcttccccttcgacttgcAAGGCCTcacagctgaggaagaagaaggttgcctcctccccctctAAGAAGTCTTGCCCAGAGACCTCTAAGTGTCTGTCCCTCTCCGGTGGGGCAGTTggggcttctgctggtcctcctgttcctttggaaacggggcccgtctctccttcggcaagaaagaagaagaagaggaccgGAGGGGTATCAGCTACCACTTGTACCTCTTCTCCTGGTGCCAGAGGCTCTGCCTCGGCATTGGGAACCGTCTCGGCTGCTCGTTCACGAGTGGTACCGATTATCCTTATAGCCAGGGTccaacctggttctgagacgTCGGGACGCAGTCCTCGCTCGAGTGACCAGGTCGGCAGGGTGCGAGGCAGCTTTGGTTCTGAGGAACGGACtggtgctgggttcctcctctctcttccctagagagatggtgaacgctgcggtggaacagtgGCGCACTGACAACAGTGACTgcctagtccaccaggcagtctcgaaggcggttgggcagcctcgagccactgCGGCCAAGCCTCGGAGCTCGGCTACCGCTACGTCTACGACCAAGACGACGTCCTCGTCGAGGCctagaggaaagacccagccttcgacttctgctgtaaggagtgaccgtcagccctcctcccagttcTCTTGAGGAGGAtccgggaagaagaagtcgaagaaggggaaacgctagggacggcatccctcacctgctgccggaagtcaGGGGTTGCCTGgggagccattgggcaacttggcagcgctacggagccgaaacctggatagtggatgtccttcgggagggatatctactacccttcgagttgcaggcacccctcacctccaacccggtccacatGCAGACGTAcgtccccggttctgccagggaggTAGCGCTTCGGCAAGGGGTAGatgccatgctgagcaaacgagctgtggagatcatacgggatcaatcaccgggcttctacagccaacttttcctggtggagaagttatcggggggctggcgcctggtGATAATCTCTCTTCCTTGAACCGGTTCGTTCACCAGACCCGgttcacaatagaaacaaaacAGCACGCTCTGTGCTCGATtacatcagggagaacgacttcatgctttctgtgggcctgaaggatgcgtatttccagatacccatccaccagtccaggaagtacctccgcttcatcctcgacgggacggtgtaccaattcagggcactttgcttacGTCTCTCAGCCGCCCCACAGGTCttcatgcgagtgttcacgctggtgtctgcttgggcccactcggtagggatacgtcttctgaggtatctcaacgactggttagtcctggcgagctcccactcgcagttgctacaggacagggattgactCTTTGAATTCTGTCGCGATCTCGGGATTGTGGTGAattttgagaagtcagatcttgagcccaagcagagaatgaagtacctgggcatgctgatcgacacggtagcagggcgagtcttcctcacagactcgcggatcaacaggttcagggaggcagccggacggttcctgtctctacaggaacagccagctcagcagtggcaggtcgtgatcggtcatctgtcgtctctcgagaagttagtccctcgcGTTCATCTTAACctgtggtctcttcagtggaggctaaaggagagtcggtcacaggcaagagacctgCTGTACTTCCCCGTGCCTCtcatggaggaggtgaggcaggacctagcctggtggctggacgacgggagcCTCCCcactctccccccctccctctggagatgctgctgttctcagccgcgtcgaccgagggatggggcgcacacctggtgGAGTTggtggctgcaggtgtgtgggaccatcacaacaagcaccttcacatcaacgtcctggagctcaaggcagcattcctcgctctccaagagttccgggaatgggtgatgggacactcagtagtgttgatgagcgacaacaccacggtagtggcatacgtcaacaaacagggggggcctagtgtccctcccgttgcaccacttgatgatgcaggtgcacgagtgggccgtagctcactaggtagagctgtcagccagatataTTCTGGGCAAGAGAATGTTGGGGCGTCCAGTCATGGATCTGTTCGTCAcctggcacaacaggaaactcgaGGTTTTCTACTGAGTTGtaccggacccatgggcagctgctgaggacgctcttcaacatccgtgggacaacctcttcgtgtacgccttcctttcccccgttctgtctgatttgcaaggtaatcagcagggtgctggtcaccgcgaatcttcagatgattctggtggcacccaaatggcctcaggccatttggtatctggacctgctggctcttctcgccgaggcaccgagagagattcccccctggcacaacctcctctgCCAACCACATGTGGAACAGTACCACCGATCGGTTCGGTCCGTCTCTTCACgcctggctgttatccaccatctcttgcgagcgagaggcttttcttgccgagcagtaacagagatggctgggtacctcaggcagtcctctgcagctgtgtaccaggggaagtgctctgtcttctgtggttggtgtcgtggacgaagtctctctcctcttagagccactcttcagcaggtagcggatttcctcgtcttccttagccgagagaagctcctctccatttCCACAGtgaaaggctacagagccgccctggccctagtccttaagctgcgggGAGTAGACATTTCCACTTCCatggagatctccctcctgatgaagagcttcaagaggtcttgcccacccagggaactcaggccccggggtgggacgtgactcttgtccttaggagtttgactcgaagacccttcgagccactccgagagttgtcagacagggatctgaccctcaagactgtctttctgctggccctggcatcggcgaagagagtaggggaactacatggtctttctttcgaTGTAAAGCACATGAGGGGATGGGGAttggtgacgctcgatttcgtcccagacttcgtagcgaagactcagaacccttcggtccctgacgaccggttcgagtcattcacaatcccctccctgaacgacttcaccaacaatgatgcggatgagatgctgctttgtcctgttagggcgctatggcgctatctgaagagaactcgccacctcaggcctgagtatcgacacctcttcgttagcaccagggttaccaaggaagaagtgtccaagaacactttctttctggcttcgtgaagGTAATCAGGAAGGCATACGCTTCGGATAGGAGTGACGACAtcggtacccttcgtccgagagcccacgaagtcagaggtattggtccaacccttgcgttccgcaagaacttctccgtggcacaggtgctgaagccAGGGGTTTTGGCCAACCAGACCAACTTCACATTCATCTACCTTCGGAatatcgcccacaggtccttggacaccttttccttgggacccgtggtggctgctcaacaagtagtgtagcttacccagctcccttgCTGTACAAGACAGCATAGCGTCCTTGTGAGACTGCGTGAATGGACGAGTGAATGaaagtgtgactggcttctcttcctcctcctttctttcctCTACCTGTGGGGATAGGACCGGTTATCCACCTCTCCCCtgacaagggggggagtggatgccaacaagagacaaacccatgaccttaTATTAGGCTCttgagtaggaactagttcttgctttctattcataagaggcacgcttgcctccctcttatgaatttggtccagaggtctgaccactgatcctgcggtgcacaccccgatcagttgagcagaggctaggatccctccctctgctcttacgaccatggagggaaccaaggtcggacgaacaccagtctgttcataagactcagattccacccaccaataagtgagtctttcATATGttaactattcctcagatcttccctgccgccgcatcggtgacatcgttggaattAGCTCGTTTGGCCCGTGTTTTTTCgcagttatttggtgaagtacactttggctttggctttcgcttgtttTTGGGTTTGCTTTGGATTTCTCTGGAACCCTTTTAGATATTGTTGATTTGACTCTTGCTtgttttgatctctcttttggatttttcaacATGGCTGACTCTGCTTCgattgtgagaatgtgtgtgagagGATGTAAGACTCTGCTTGCTAAAGCCTCGTTAGATCCTCATTCAGTTTGTATAAAATGTAGAGGCAAGAGTTGTGAGTTGGATGATAGATGTGAGAAATGTGTAGATTTACCTGAGAATGAGTGGATAGAATATTACCGCTAGGTGCGAAAGCTAGAAAAGGATAGGATCAGGAGAGCGAAGAGTAGTATGTCTCGCTCTTCTAGAGATAGTCAGGGACTTGACAGTTCTCTTTCCCTTGCTAATGAGCCTATTGATCCTTCTTCCGTAGTGGTAGTTCCAGATCCCCCTACTGATACAGGTAATGGTCCAACTTTAAAGGACATGATGgcggccattcaagcccttggtgaAAGGGTAGAATCCCTCGCAGAAGACGGGGAGAAGTTATGGTCGAATGTGAGAGATTTAAAAAACACAAGTGACAGTGCTAAAATCAGTGCAgatgcagtggagggtgcggccgctCAGATCTGTCGTGTTCctagccctagacctcttccaagctcaccaacccctgtgagaaggaaaatCGACAggcgaagggaggcgagaggttttagctcccgagcagTCGTCCCCTCAAgcgtacctgttgacgcttcccaggacACTCACCCTCGCCATAGGAAAGACGAGGTAAAATTGTGCTCTTCGTCGTCGGAGGACGCAGTtcccagacggggctggcgtctTACGTTGGAGTCAAGACCCCTCAAAAGACGATATCCTGTAGAGCAGCGTCATGAGACGACGCCTCAGGCCCCAGGATGTAGCCATTGGAGtagcccggagcgcttcccttCCAGCTCCGATGGTAGCTCTCCTACCAAATACGGACGTAAATTGTCGCACAGGTGGCTGTCTGCTTCGGTAGGAGACAAAAAGACGTCGGTAGCTTTTCTGCCTTCGGTGCatgctccccctcctccttcggaTTGGCACTCGTCCCTGGAACGTTCGTCCCAACCCTTACGTGATGTGGAGAGAGAATTGGATGATGTTGCggcttccccagtctgtccccagcagcaagaagctctgCAAATAGCTTTGCTGCAAGACATGCAGCAGAAATTCTCCTCCCTGATGCAGGTCTGGCaacctgcagcaaagaaagacgTCGGTAATCGTCCAGCTCAAGACGTTTTAAGCGCTGTAAGTCGTCCTTAGGAAGCTTTTGACGCTAGGACGTCATGCGTCAAGAGGCTGGATGCCAGGACGCTGAGCGTCAAGATTTTGGAtgccaggacgccaggcgtcaagaggctggacgccaggacgccaggcgtcaagagatTGGATGCcaggacgccaagcgtcaagaTTTTGGATGCCAGGACAccaggcgtcaagaggctggacgccaggacgtcaGGCGTCAAGAgattggacgccaggacgccgagcgtcaagagtttggacgccaggacgccaggcgtcaagaggttggacgccaggacgccgagcgtcaagagtTTCGACTTCAGGACGCCAGGCTTCAGGAAGATAATAAGGAGACGACGACGAGGAAACATGACGTCGATACTTCGGTCCTAGAACAATCAGAAGAAGGAAATGATGACTTTCCCCCTTCTCCTGTTAATCCCGTAGAAGACATTTCGACGAAGAGGATCGAAAAGAACAGCACCCTTCGTCGGACTTGAAAAGACTCATGAGGGTATTTACAGACGTGTTTCCGGAGAACTGTATTCCGGCTGCCCCTTGTTCCCCGCCTTCAGAATTTATTCTAGGGAAGGCGTCAAAGACCAATTGTACGAAGATGGTTTTGTCACGCTTGTCCAAGGGAGCGTTGAAAATAATGAGGGATTGGATGGAGACTAAGAGGGACCAAGGAAAGACAGTATTCTCgtttcctccggccagattagcgtCTAGATCAAGTATCtggtatgagactggagaagctctcggcctgggagttcctacctcttcccagggggacttctcgagTCTGGTGGACGCCTCTCGTTGGATGGCCATGGGAAAGACTAAGGTTTCTTGGTCAACATCAgagatggaccacctcctcaaaggaatATTCAGAGCCTTTGAGGTCTTTAACTTCCTCGACTGGACTCTGGGAGCCTTGGGAAAGAAGATAGAGTCTTTGTTCTTTCCTTGGTAATGGGGTCACGCCCATTCAGAAATTGGAACTGCTTTATGCGCCTCTTTCCGCACACCTTTTCCCGCAAGAGTTGGTGAAagaggtctcctctgccttatCCCAAAAGGCCACGCAGGACTTAATAACGAGAATCaccgataattgttactacgataatcgggaacctcgccgaatactcgaattcctggaatttctagcgtttgcaaGAAAAACTGCTGCTGAAGtaagaatatctcacagtaggcgaccaaccctggaatagagaagagcGGATGCGagcatccagtttggcttgaactttcgtcttcggttttctgttcaccattgaagttTTCCTTTggagaagacttctccttcactctcttgactagagagcGAGGGGTGTCGATTTCCAAtctttattctcattcctcgaagggaaaagaattgAGGATGGAAGTTGTTGtaaagaaacctacaaatatactacgtatgttaccctcgcgacatgattcggttaagcagttgaattgtccaggGTGTGGGCGCATACCCTAGTTaattctacggattgtgaccgagatgACTGGTATCCTGGTTGAGCTGCAACTTCCCAGGaattaccagtttcgattttaagatacttatgatattgtcacgacaacaccacctcagcttttgtatttaccgaaatccgtttcgtttaaatataattgctcaagcgtatttttttttaacgctcgatGATTCTAGCCAAActcattccttcgtggaatggattacctggcaactcaggatgacgagtgagcgagagctaactGTGTATTGGACTGCAGATgacagcccagtaccagctggctctcagAGATGCATGGTCGGTTTATGTttctctcccctacaatgattgactaccgaaccgtatctctgtccaacaatcacggacttaggtttctgattaatggggattctcgcatacatgaatgagatctactgcatcgccttggacattgcgagaattttcaacagagatatatcttggactctttcatttttctgtttaccgcatggtaacaagtctgtactagtctcccgctgcatcgcatggcgataatgcggaatgatttcttcagacatctgagtttgtcttcaaaatatcttgtattcataggtgtgcaattgttcattgttcaccccgaattaacagatgtatacGGAAGACATTGCCTGCTCCCCAACCTGCCAGCTCTATTTCCaaatgatcagcccatgagaagcagttcttcaggcagtacttccctgtgtttttcattactgaaaaatgccccgctttcattgcaactacgactcctcaccggacagcaatgaaatagcggttagcattttcagtcctttgtaagcactggttcagaatcttgagaatccttctctcgattcggctgtgaagacgtaggttgcattcactttccaccttcgtcttcaatggaacattgtgttgtttctccttagctgagattcaactactatgagaatgtcttgccatcagggacctcggtctctagaaggcaattgactttcgcctgttgggcacatgccttaagagaattatcacctcgccgtccggcatcggtgacaaacaaatagacaatttgtatggtctctcggcataaccctttaaaaggcgaaggtcacgtgacttgctcggatgcttggacaacttgcctcactaccgaatgcagtcagtcggcagctgtcagagcgcccgagtcagttacgatctacgctgtggacttagtttggttgttccagatcaatcattacttcgtcctaatagattgtcccagtacccataccattgacacccaccatggagtgtcgctgtcctatccactaccgagaagaagaaacttcgctgcaatgggataggagaatgcgagacacttcgctgcagacttcgctgcagacggatagaccagtatgggcgacaagagaatggttcacagaggtactggaatggaggGTGGACACCCCCAGAAGTCTCCCTttgagagtagatctactcaaacaaccccacttggaaaggtatcaccaaaacctccaacctCTTCAagtaactgccttcagactatcgaaaaactcacaagagctagaggtttttcgaaggaggcagctagagcgatcgtaagagcaaggaggtcatccaccattaaggtataccaatccaagtgggagacatttagaggatggtgcaaggacaactctgtttcctcttcagtacctctgtgacccagatagctgacttccttctgtaCCTTAAGAGGATTCGTAACTTTTCGACCTCGACCattaagggatacagaagcatgttgGCAGCGGTCTTCAGACACAGGAACTTGGACTTGTCTGACAataaagatctccaagaccttctcagatccttcgaAACTACTAAGGAGAGACTACAGTCCTCACCAGcgtggaatctagacgtagtcctgaagtttctcatgagtaATAGGTTCGAGCCTTTGCATGAAACATCATTGAAAGACCTTACCATGAAAACTCTTTTCTTAGTTAGTCTGGCTACagcaaaaagagtcagtgaaattcatgccttcagcaaaactgTAGGCTTTAGACATGGCAAggctatctgctctctacagctggggtttctagcaaagaatgaacgCCCATCTCAGCCCTGTCCCAAAGCGTTCGAGATTCAAAATCTATCGGATATCACAGGGGAGGAATTAGAGAGAGTTCTGTGTCCGGTAAGAGCGCTTAAGTATTACCTGGAAAGAACTGAAGATTTACGTGGCAAGTCAGAGGCGCTTTGGTGCTCAGTTAAAAAGCcctctgcaaatgtcaaagaatgcgctatccttttttttataaggcATTTAATAAGGGAAGCCTATTTGCAATGTACTGAGGTGGATCTCAGGCTGCTAAAGGTCAAGACACACGAGGTTAGGGCAGTAGCAACCTCTGTAGCCTTTAAGCAGAATAGATCccttcagaatatcctggacgcGACCTTCTGGAGAAGCAAATCAGTGTTTGCCTCGCACTACTTGAAGCAAGTGCAAACtctgtatgaagactgctacacgCTGGGGCCGTTTGTAGCAGCTAATTCAGTAGTGGGATAAGGGACTACCCCTTCAACCCCATAACCCAATACCCTTTTTCTTTCCTTGGAACTATTGaatttttatgattgtttttggagactggacgcagtcttccacaatcattgattcTTAGTCAGGTGGTCAGTTTGTTCCTTGGTATTGCCCGGAACAagggtattgtagggagtctagtcaccTAGAGGTTTTACACTGGTTGACAGCTCcgagaggtcttcagccccctgggtggatcgctggatctcttaaggaaggcagacataatgaggcaggatatcattgaagtcagcttccttaacaggtacgaaccgtaagttggtttttattaacacttatgtcaattccaacgatgatagctgtctctgaccctccaccaaaggtgtcaatcagctatatttataactaccaggtgagttagatgtttaaaaatgttattttcatgataaaataaatttttgaacatactcacctggtagttatatataatttaattcccaccctcctctcctctagagactatgggcatggaagaaatgaggaatggttccaggtacctgggtagagggcgcacaggtggtacacctgactacccaatcggcgattgcctcgagttttgaaattctgccgtgacgtcagggacgtaagctatatatgtatataactaccaggtgagtatgttcaaaaatttattttatcatgaaaataacatttttcctaactatacaaacctgaggtcctttacacatagtcccacctcatgccacccctcgcTCTGTTCCttggcctaaagcaaagtgaatgtttacctccaagtcgggcgggactcccgactatcggacaagcagttaactaccgaaccaccttgttcgaaagctcACAACCAGTTCCAGCTGCGCTGAAGTatattccatatgttaaaggacctcagatttgtatagttaggaaaaatacaatttacgacaaattgtgattttgacATAGttctgtattcatttttgtttcctttgtatttctatcttttaattttttaacagtTTGCATGTTATGTACGTATATCTTAATATTAGTTGGCGCACCTTAGATGGTACTAAATGTTCTTCACTGTCTCCTTTGCCCTAACTGCACAGCTTTCTgtcttttactttttgttttcacTTTAGTCACTTCTTCATATGCTCCCTTTCCTTTAATTTTAGCTTGTTGAATTGTAAACCTCAATTTGAATAACAAGTCTTTTTGTGCGATTCCCATGAATCTAGAATTGTAAACATGGTCTGATTGACATCATAAGAGCagtgataataattatgataacagCAATGTGATGATTGGATATTCAATATAAGACTTCTCATAAATGAAGGTATTCTTGCTGTAA
Protein-coding regions in this window:
- the LOC135206308 gene encoding 30 kDa salivary gland allergen Aed a 3-like codes for the protein MRQEAGCQDAERQDFGCQDARRQEAGRQDARRQEIGCQDAKRQDFGCQDTRRQEAGRQDVRRQEIGRQDAERQEFGRQDARRQEVGRQDAERQEFRLQDARLQEDNKETTTRKHDVDTSVLEQSEEGNDDFPPSPVNPVEDISTKRIEKNSTLRRT